The DNA region ATCAGAACTGAGTTTTGTTTTCAATCGGGATGCTTGTTAAATTTACATTAATTTGGACGGTTGATTTTTTTAATATTATATATCCAGGAATAATTTATTAATTAGTTAAATATTAGTAATGATTTATTTAAAAGTCTTATGCTTTATTCTCTTTTCCAATTTATTAATTTCTCAAAGTGGCATAGATTCAACTGAATTAAAAAGCCTGGATAGTTTATTAAATGTTTCAAAAAATTTACGTTCTAAAGGTGAGTTAAATCAGTCCTTGGAAATAACTTTAAAAGTTGAGAAACTGGCTTTGGAAAAGTATGGTAGAATTTCTGAAATTTATGCAAATTGTTGTATTAATCATGGAAAATGGTGTATTGCAAAAAGCCAACATCAAGAAGCAGAGAGTTGGTATTTTGAAGCGATTGATATTTTTAAAACATTATATGGAGAGGAACATAATCAATATGGCAAAGCGCTTAATAACTTAGGAGTTCTCTATTATTTAATGGGTAAATTTGATAAATGCGAACCAATTTATTTAAAAGTTCAACAAATTCAGCGCAAGGCTGTGGGAATCAATCATGTTGATTACGGAGTTGCATTAAATAATTTGGCTTTATTTTATAAAGAAATTGGCCGGATCGATAAAGCTGAACCATACTTCCTTGAGTCTTATCAGGTTTTCAAAAATGTTCTGGGCGTTAAACATCCGCAATACGCAAGCAGCATAACAAATTTAGCTGTCTTCTATTTTAATTTAGGAAATCTTCAAAAAGCTGAATCATATTATTTGGAAGCTAAGGAAGTTCGAGAAAAAGTACTTGGTAAGATGCACCCGGATTATGGTGAAAGTTTAAATAATCTGGCAAGCTTGTATATGGATTTAGGCAATTATTCTAAATCAGAAGCGTATTATCTGGAGTCTAATCAAATATTTGAGAAAATTGTTGGAAAGAATCATCCGCAATACGCACAAAGCTTATATAATTTGGCATACTTGTATAATAAAATGAAAAGGAGCAAAGAGGCTTTGGCGCTTTTATTAGAGGCAAAAATGATCATTTCAAGAGAACTTAATCTTAATCATCCTGATTATATAACTTGTATTTCCTTGCTTGCAAATTCTTATAAATTATTGAAACAATTTGATTTGGCAGAAGAATTATTTTTAGAAGCAAAGGTAAAACAGCAAGCACTTACGGGGATAAATAGCCTGGGTTATACAAGAAATATATTGGGGCTTGCTAAGTTTTATATTGACACAGATCGGGATACTTTGGCACTCGAACTGTTGAATCAGGCATATGACATCTTAACGCAATTTTTTGGTCAAGAGCAATCAGAATATTCTTTATGTGTTAATTATCTCGCGATTGCCTATGAAAAATTGCAGAATTTCAAATTGGCAACTAATTTTTTTGAGGAGCGATTGAAATTAAACCAAATCAAGCTTCATCAATCCATTCAGTATTTGTCAGTACATGAATTAAATAAGTATTCTGAGTTGTTTAGTGAATTTAATAGCACTTTATTTTCAGTGAATTATCGAAGATATCAAAATCCAGGGAGTTTAAAAAATCTAAGCAGTGCCAGTCTGAATTCTATTTTGTTTCATAAAGGATTTGTTTTAATGGCGGCAAATCGTTTAAACGCTATGTCAGGTCAGTCTCCTGAAACAAAGGAAATGTATGCAACGATCCAATCAAATAGACGTAGATTGAATAAGGAGTATTTAAAAAAACTTAAAGAGAGAAACAATAATTTAATTGCAGAATTGGAAGAAAATTCAAACAGCCTTGAAAAAAATCTGGCATTGAAAATAGCTGGGTATGATGATGTTAGCAAACAACTAAGTTGGGTCGATTTAAAAAAGAAGTTAAGAAAGGAAGAAGCACTTATTGAGTTTGTTAGTTTCAATTTGGATTTTCCGGTTAAAACAGATAGCATCATGTATGTAGCATTGATATTGAGACCTCAGGATTCGGTACCAATCTATATTCCATTATTTGAAGAGAAGGAATTGACTACTGCCATTTCCCAGTCTCAGGGAGTATCCCCATCAGAATTATATACTAATAGGGGTGTGAAACCAATAAATAGACAGAATTATTCAAATATTTATAATATCATTTGGAAACCTTTGGAACCATATTTGGAAAACTATACTAAAATTTATATGGCAGCTTCTGGTATTTTGCATAGGTTAAATTTAAATGCCGTTGAAATATCGAATGGTGTAATTCTTTCAGATAAGTATAATCTTGTACAATTAGGAAGTACCAGACAAATCAATACAAGGGTAGAAGATAAAAAAGCTATAAAAGATGCCTTATTAATTGGAGGCATTGATTATAACTTCATTAATGCAGTACAAGAGCCGAAGCTTGAGTTTAGTTCAACAGCTGTTAATAATTCTTATTCACCTCAAAATAATCATTTAGTTCATGCATGGAATTATTTACCAGGAACAGAAAGCGAGGTTATTGAGATTCAACATTTATTTAAAAACAATAAGCTGCCTGTTACCATTTTACAAAGTTCAAATGCAACAGAACAAGCTATCAAACAAGTTGGAGTCAACAAAGCATCCCCTTCAATTTTGCATATTTCAACACACGGGTACTTTTTTTCTGATATCCAATCTGGTTTAGCAGATAGTACAGAATTGAGAAGCTATGTTTCAACATTTAAATATAGTAAAGAACCTATGTTGAGATCCGGTTTAATACTGGCAGGCGCAAATCACTCCTGGATGACAGATTCTTATTCAAGTGAATTAGAAGATGGAATCCTTACGGCGTTTGAAATTTCTCAAATGGATTTATCAAATACAGAACTGGTTGTTTTATCAGCCTGCGAAACAGGTTTGGGTGATATTCAAGGGAATGAAGGTGTGTTTGGATTACAGCGCGCTTTTAAAATTGCAGGAGCAAATTACATTATAATGTCCTTGTGGCAAGTACCTGATAAACAAACATCCATGTTGATGTCGACGTTTTATAAAAAAATGCTTACAGACAAAATGAATATACCGGATGCATTCCATGCAGCACAAAAGGACATGAGGGATTTGGGATTGGATCCATACCAGTGGGCGGGTTTTGTTTTAATTGAGTAGGGAATTGACTACTATTCTAAAACTTTATAATATTTCAAAACAATCAGTATCATGATATTTTGTCCTCCCTATTGAGATATGGAAATCAAAACAACTTTGCATGGGTTTGGAGATTATAATTTCAGTAACATATCATTCGGCTATTCTTATTAAAGAATTTCTTGGATTAAATCTAAAATTATTTCCAATTCAATTTTCCAACTGTCTGATAAATAAAATACATTTGTAAATGAATCAACTTAATGCGGAATCGTTTCTCTTGCTAAATTATTGTTGGATTGCATTAGCCATTGTTGTTCATGTTACCATGTTTTACATTAAAGCGCCATTTGGCAGACACACATCCGAACACTGGAGCATTTCAATAAACAATAAATTGGGTTGGTTTATTATGGAACTCCCCTCCTTGTTGATCATGTTGTTTTTTCTAGTTTATGGGAAAGATTCATTGAATTCTTATGTTTGGATATTGTTTTTATTATGGATTCTTCATTATATAAACAGAACGCTCATATATCCGCTTCGAATTAAAGCAACTCCAAAGAAAATACCTGTGTTTATCGTGTGTTCTGCAATTTTTTTCAATGTTGTCAATGCAGGCTTAAATGGATACTACTTATCCGAATTGGCTGGAACATCTCAATACAACGAACAATGGATTTTAAGTTGGAATTTTTGGATTGGATTCGGATTGTTTTTAATTGGTATGTTTATTAATAGAACCTCAGATTCCCTATTAATAAATTTAAGAGCAACAGGAGATACCGGATATAAAATACCCTTTGGTTTTTTATTTAAATATGTTTCGTCACCCAATTTATTTGGCGAACTCGTGCAATGGTTAGGTTTTGCAGTTATGGCTTGGAATGTACCCGCACTTGGATTTTTTATTTGGACTTACGCAAATTTAGTTCCACGAGCTAAAAATCACCATGACTGGTATCACTCAAATTTCCCAAACTATCCAAAAGATAGAAAAATTATTTTTCCGTTTATTTATTAGTAGACTTCCCCGGCATTCATTAAAGCCTACTTTCAATTTTTAAATCAGTTAACTTGGTAATATTGGAGTGATCTAAGCTCAATACAATCAATAAATCGCTCAGATTTTTAAAGTTCCCAATTTTATTTTATATTTAGCTGTCCTAATTGAAATTACCATGGTAAAAGTATTGGTTATATTTTGCCTGTTTTATACTTGTCTCGGGTTCTCACAAGATCAGAATTCTTTTGATCTACAAAAGCAATTAGACAGCCTGAATACTGCTACATCGAATCTAATTGAGCTGGGAAGATATTATTTAGCCTTGCAACTCAATAAAAAGGCAGATTCCATTTTATTAAAAAATTTGGATTCCATTTCTGTTTCAGCTGCTTATTATAGTTTGAATAAGGGTCGAGTTGATGCCTTTTATAATAGAGCAGTTGAAGCAGAGAAAAATTTAATAAAAGCAAAACTAATTTTTAAACAAGAACTCGGATCATCCCATCCTGCTTATATTAAATGCATCCATTCATTGGGAATTTTTTATAGAGGATCAGGATCCTATAATAATGCAGCATTGAGTTACGAGGAGTTAAAAATAGTATTGAGTAAGACGTATGGGAAAAGGGATTCTCAATACATAGCTTGCTTAAATGAAATGGGATTGCTTTTCAAGGATGATCAGAAATACAATAAAGCAGAGCAGTATTTGTTAGAAGCTAAAAAAATTCAAAGCTTAATTCTAAAACCCGACCATCCTGACTTGGCCTCTACCTTAAACAATTTAGCTATTTTGTATAAAAACATGGGTCGATATCCTGAAGCGATTTACAATTATTCTGAAGCATTAAGGATTCGGGAGTTGCATTTAGGGAAACAACATGTTCTCTATACAAGTGTTTTGTTAAATCTGGCTAATTTATACATCGATTTGGGAAATTACCAAATGTCAGAAAAAACATTTCTGGAAGCGATCAAATTGCGTGAAAAAGAACATGGTAATAAGCATCCCTATTATGCCACAAGTATTGAAGGGTTGGCGCTCTTGTATAAGGATATGGGAATTTATTCAAAAGCTATTGAATATTCAATGGATGCAAATAACATTCGAGCAGCAAGTCTCGGAGAATACAGCGTCGTTTATGCTGGTGGATTAAGCAATTTGGCTCAGATTTATACTTTAGCAGGTTATTATAATGAAGCCTTGCTTCAATACCAAAAAGCGTTAGCTATTTATAAAAGTAATTTAGGTAAAGAGCACTTAAAATACCTGGAATGTTTAAATCGAATGGCAGTTTTATACACATATCGGGGAAATTATTCCAAAGCGAGATCAAATTTTGAAGAACTGTTGACTACCCGCGGTCAATTATTTGGAAGTCAAAACACCCAATATGCTGATGCATTGGTAAATCTGGCTTTTTTATACAATGAAATGGGAATTTGCGATTCATCTGAATTAAAATTACTGGAATCTTTGAAAATAAATCAACTCGTTTTGGGTCCACAACATCACAAATGTGCACAAGTGATGGAGAAATTGGCAGAATTATATAAAGTTCCGGGTAAAGTTCAACAGGCCGATTCATTATTGCGAATCGTAAAAAATATTAGAGCCAGGATGCTCGGGAGTAACCACAAATTATATTCGCAAAGTTTAGATCATTTAGCAGAAATCAACGAAATCCAGAAAAAATACAGTGATTCAGACAAGTTTTTAAAAGAGTTAAACGAACTCGATCAGGAGCGCATGCGAAATGCAATTTCGTTTTTATCTGAGGTGGAATTGGCAAATTATTCAGAATCTTTTCAGCATCGGACGAGTGAACTCGGGACATACATCCTATCAAGACCTATCGCTTCAGTTGATAATTTGACAAGACTTGTTTTAGACAATGCCCTTTTCAGCAAGGGATTTCTAATGAGTACAGCAGCGCGATTCAATCAATTAAGTACTGAAGATCCTAGGCTTACTGATTATATTACTTCACTAAGAAGTATTCGCAAACAACTAGCTGTAGAATACACTAAACCGAAAGCTGAACAGAGAAATGTGTCTAAATTGGAATCCAATGCCAATTCCATTGAGAAAAAATTAAGACGTTTAAGCTTAGATTTTTTAAAAGCTACACAAAAAATCCGGTGGCAGGATCTAAGAGATTTGTTAAAACCAGAGGAGGCTGCTATTGAATTCATTCAATTTCAAATGCCCATTGCAAAGAATCAATTCAATACCATGTATGCAGCCATTTTACTGCGATCGGATTCTAAATCTCCTCGATTCATCAGTCTTTGTAATGAATCTGATTTAGATTCACTTATAAAATCAGAACACAAACCAGGAGAGGGATATATTAATGCTATCTATGGTCTGTATAACAGAGGTGCAATGGAAGTAAAAGTTATAAATAAGTCCTTGTATGCATTAATTTGGAAACCCATAGAAAGTGAGTTGAACGGAGTAAAAACAATTTATTATTCACCTGCTGGATTAATTCACCGTATTAATTTAAGTGCCATCCTCAATACGAAATCTTCAATACTCGCTGATCAATATCAATTAATTGAATTGAACAGCACCAGACAACTAGCCTTACCAGATCAATTCCAGAGCACAAACAATGAGGCAATACTCTATGGTGGTATATTTTATGAAATGCAAGATACCGCTCCCGTTACTAAGCCACTGGATAAACAACTTGCTGATAATTCATTTACTTTTTCTGTAGCTTCCAGGGGTTCAGATTCCTGGGACTTTTTAGATGGGACTGAACTCGAAGTCAATGCGTTGCATCCAATCCTTACTGCAGCTGGTTTAAAGGTAACATTAAAAACAGGATTTGATGCAACAGAAGAATCTTTTAAAGCTTTAGGTGCGTGGAATAGCAGTTCTCCCA from Saprospiraceae bacterium includes:
- a CDS encoding CHAT domain-containing protein, which codes for MIYLKVLCFILFSNLLISQSGIDSTELKSLDSLLNVSKNLRSKGELNQSLEITLKVEKLALEKYGRISEIYANCCINHGKWCIAKSQHQEAESWYFEAIDIFKTLYGEEHNQYGKALNNLGVLYYLMGKFDKCEPIYLKVQQIQRKAVGINHVDYGVALNNLALFYKEIGRIDKAEPYFLESYQVFKNVLGVKHPQYASSITNLAVFYFNLGNLQKAESYYLEAKEVREKVLGKMHPDYGESLNNLASLYMDLGNYSKSEAYYLESNQIFEKIVGKNHPQYAQSLYNLAYLYNKMKRSKEALALLLEAKMIISRELNLNHPDYITCISLLANSYKLLKQFDLAEELFLEAKVKQQALTGINSLGYTRNILGLAKFYIDTDRDTLALELLNQAYDILTQFFGQEQSEYSLCVNYLAIAYEKLQNFKLATNFFEERLKLNQIKLHQSIQYLSVHELNKYSELFSEFNSTLFSVNYRRYQNPGSLKNLSSASLNSILFHKGFVLMAANRLNAMSGQSPETKEMYATIQSNRRRLNKEYLKKLKERNNNLIAELEENSNSLEKNLALKIAGYDDVSKQLSWVDLKKKLRKEEALIEFVSFNLDFPVKTDSIMYVALILRPQDSVPIYIPLFEEKELTTAISQSQGVSPSELYTNRGVKPINRQNYSNIYNIIWKPLEPYLENYTKIYMAASGILHRLNLNAVEISNGVILSDKYNLVQLGSTRQINTRVEDKKAIKDALLIGGIDYNFINAVQEPKLEFSSTAVNNSYSPQNNHLVHAWNYLPGTESEVIEIQHLFKNNKLPVTILQSSNATEQAIKQVGVNKASPSILHISTHGYFFSDIQSGLADSTELRSYVSTFKYSKEPMLRSGLILAGANHSWMTDSYSSELEDGILTAFEISQMDLSNTELVVLSACETGLGDIQGNEGVFGLQRAFKIAGANYIIMSLWQVPDKQTSMLMSTFYKKMLTDKMNIPDAFHAAQKDMRDLGLDPYQWAGFVLIE
- a CDS encoding DUF1295 domain-containing protein, translated to MNQLNAESFLLLNYCWIALAIVVHVTMFYIKAPFGRHTSEHWSISINNKLGWFIMELPSLLIMLFFLVYGKDSLNSYVWILFLLWILHYINRTLIYPLRIKATPKKIPVFIVCSAIFFNVVNAGLNGYYLSELAGTSQYNEQWILSWNFWIGFGLFLIGMFINRTSDSLLINLRATGDTGYKIPFGFLFKYVSSPNLFGELVQWLGFAVMAWNVPALGFFIWTYANLVPRAKNHHDWYHSNFPNYPKDRKIIFPFIY
- a CDS encoding CHAT domain-containing protein is translated as MVKVLVIFCLFYTCLGFSQDQNSFDLQKQLDSLNTATSNLIELGRYYLALQLNKKADSILLKNLDSISVSAAYYSLNKGRVDAFYNRAVEAEKNLIKAKLIFKQELGSSHPAYIKCIHSLGIFYRGSGSYNNAALSYEELKIVLSKTYGKRDSQYIACLNEMGLLFKDDQKYNKAEQYLLEAKKIQSLILKPDHPDLASTLNNLAILYKNMGRYPEAIYNYSEALRIRELHLGKQHVLYTSVLLNLANLYIDLGNYQMSEKTFLEAIKLREKEHGNKHPYYATSIEGLALLYKDMGIYSKAIEYSMDANNIRAASLGEYSVVYAGGLSNLAQIYTLAGYYNEALLQYQKALAIYKSNLGKEHLKYLECLNRMAVLYTYRGNYSKARSNFEELLTTRGQLFGSQNTQYADALVNLAFLYNEMGICDSSELKLLESLKINQLVLGPQHHKCAQVMEKLAELYKVPGKVQQADSLLRIVKNIRARMLGSNHKLYSQSLDHLAEINEIQKKYSDSDKFLKELNELDQERMRNAISFLSEVELANYSESFQHRTSELGTYILSRPIASVDNLTRLVLDNALFSKGFLMSTAARFNQLSTEDPRLTDYITSLRSIRKQLAVEYTKPKAEQRNVSKLESNANSIEKKLRRLSLDFLKATQKIRWQDLRDLLKPEEAAIEFIQFQMPIAKNQFNTMYAAILLRSDSKSPRFISLCNESDLDSLIKSEHKPGEGYINAIYGLYNRGAMEVKVINKSLYALIWKPIESELNGVKTIYYSPAGLIHRINLSAILNTKSSILADQYQLIELNSTRQLALPDQFQSTNNEAILYGGIFYEMQDTAPVTKPLDKQLADNSFTFSVASRGSDSWDFLDGTELEVNALHPILTAAGLKVTLKTGFDATEESFKALGAWNSSSPRIINLSTHGFFFSDTDRTISAEGRMSHDPANSSGTASEGTAKAASLSSNLNLEATEPVFKISDHPMLRSGLIMSGGNAAWQGKTTATGREDGILTAYEIAQMNLSNTELVVLSACETGLGDIQGNEGVYGLQRAFKIAGVKYLIMSLWKVPDLETAEFMISFYKFWLEPEDSEMGKTKRSIPEAFRMAQKAMRERFKRPFQWAGFVLVE